The DNA region GCCTTTCCTGATGGAAGAAACCCTGGCCGCCCTGCCGGCGGTGGACTGCCGCCATCCCCAGCCCTTGAGGGCTACGGTCAGGATCTTTGCCAAGATTATTGATGCCAAGCACAGGTATACCATGGGCCATTCCCAGCGGGTGGCGTCCTATGCCTTGAAGCTGGCCCAAGCCGTCGGTTATGGGGAGCCGGAACTGGCGGACCTGGAGATTGCGGGCCTCTTGCATGATTTCGGCAAGATCTCCGTGCCTAACCGGATTTTGGATAAAAACGGTCCCCTGGATAAGCATGAATGGACCATCGTCCGCAAGCATCCGGCCCGGACGGCGGAATTGCTGACTATCATTAAAGGGTTGAAGCACCTGGCCTGGGTGGCGGCCGGCCATCATGAACGGTACGACGGGAAAGGATACCCTTAAGGGCTGGGGGGCGAGGAGATTCCCCACGGGGCCCGTGTATTGGCTGTGGCAGATGCTTTTGATGCCATGACTTCCCACCGGTCTTACCAGCGGAACCGGACTTTTCGGGAGGCAGGGGAGGAGATCCTCAAAGGGGCCGGGACCCAATTCGACCCGGAACTGGCTAAAGCGGCCGTTGTGCTTTGGGAATAAAAAAACCACCGGCATAGCGGCGGCAGGCGGTGGACAAAAACGGCATCCAAGGAGAAAAACTTGGATGCCGTTTTCTTAGGCGCCGAAAGTCATGGTTAGGTAAATGGTAAACAAAACGCAGGCAGCAAATAGTATCCAAGCGAAAAAGTTCGCCGCTGCTGCTTCCTGGCTGTTCCGCGGCAGCCAGTATGTCTGGAGTAACGGCGTCTGGTTGTCATTATGGCCAGCCATTTCGGTCCCTCCCCGTACATTGTCCTGAGCCTACATATTCGCTATGCTTTCCTGATATTCCTGCAACAATTAGGAAATAAGCTCACATAAGTCCGGGGCTCCCGGTTTTGTTGTCATAGCCTTTGGGGCGCAGTGCATTGACGGCCACGGAAACCAGACTCAAGATCATGACGGCGCCGGCCAGATCCGGGAAAAGAAGGCCCAGATGAGGTTTTCCTTGATGCTGCGCCCAGTTCCCTTAAGTCCCCTTGGCTTAAAGCAATGCCCGCGGCTTCCACTGCCATCATCCCCTCATATTTACAGCGGGTATGGCTCGGTAGATGAGGATCGCATCCCGGCCTGCCCAAAATAGTAGAAACCGCCCCACAAAATTCCTTGAGGCGGTTTCTATCTAAAAGGAAACGCAGGCCAGTTTCACCCGGGACGTTTCCTGTGCTAATAGCATGCCCGCAAACATGAGAATTAAACTGGCGAATTTAGGCATCACCCTGGCGCCGCCGGCCTGAAATTGCCAATGGAATCACCGGCAGGCAGTCTGACGGATACATGCAGGGCATATATTTACAATAGTTAAGGCGGATGTCCGGAAAGGGAGAGGCAAGTGACTGGCAATGCCCTTTTGCTCTGTATTCTTTTGTTAGGCATGTTGGGTCGTTCCAACATTGTTGCTATGGCTGCCGCGATCCTGCTGGTGGTGAAATTTGCCCGGCTGGAGCACTATTTGCCTTTGCTGGAGAGGCGCGGCCTGGAAATGGGACTATTGTTTCTCATGCTGTCCGTGCTGGTGCCCTTTGCCTCGGGCAGGGTAGCCCCGCAAGATATTGTTCGCTCCTTCCTCAGCTGGCCCGGGCTGGTGGCCCTGGTCAGCGGGGCCCTGGCCACCCACATGAACGGCAAAGGGTTGCACCTGCTCCAGTTGGAACCTTCCCTGATGGTGGGCCTGGTGGTGGGTTCCATCATGGGGATTGTCTTTCTTGGCGGCGTGCCGGTGGGACCGTTGATGGCCGGAGGGATAGCCGCCTTGATCCTGTCCTTATGCCAATACTTCAAATCCTAAAATTAGATATGTTAAAAGAAGGTTTTTCAATCAAGACGCAGAAAACATACATAAAAAGGAAACGGGAGAAGTTCCATGAACTACCTGGACCTTTTGCTGGGCCTAGTCTTTCTGTTTTGCTCTCTAGCCGGTTATACCCGCGGCTTCATTTCTCTCATGGTCGGATGGGCCGGTAAGATAATAACCCTGATCGCGGCTTTCTACTTTGCCAAACCCCTGGCAGGCTTTTTAGGTCAAGGATTGGGGCTGCAAAGCCGGTTGGCCGGGAAACTCACGACTTTCTTCCCCCCTGCCGGCATCCTGGCGGAAAGCGACATGGGCAGGATCTCCGCCCAAAAGCTGCCGGAAGTGCTGGATAAAATGCACCTTCCCCCTCTTCTGAAATTTAAAGTGATGGAACGGGCGCCGGAATTGATGGCAACCGGTTCCGCTTCCGTGACGGCCGTGTTAAACGAACTGGCCCGGCAGAGTGCGGACCTGCTGCTTCATGGGGTAAGCTTCTTGCTCCTGGTGATTGGCGGTGGATTATGCATCAAGTTTTTTGTCTTCCTCGTTAATCATTTACTGCAGGGTACGTTGATTGGTCAATTAAACCGGCTGCTGGGCATGACCCTGACCTTGATCCTGGCTTTGGGGGTTACCATGCTGGTCATCGGTATCACGGCGCCGCTGGTTTTCGTGCCTGCTCATGGGGAAGAGGGATTTTTAGCGGACTTGGCCAAAGGTTCTTACTTGTATCCTCGTTTCCTGGAAGCTTACGGCCTGTTTTTAGGGGCCATAATTAGTTATTAATGGTTTGATTTTCCTGGCTGATGATAGTAAAATATGGTAGTGGATGAAGGTTTGCTGCAGTTTGTGGCAGCAGCAAGATGATGGGAGGAAGCAGCTTTGGAGAAGAAACTCACCGGTGGCCAAGCCCTGGAAGGGCGGCTCAGGTATAAGAAAAAGAACGTGTGGGAGCATTTATCCCGGGCAGAACGGGAAGCGGCGCTGGAGTTAGGAGAAGAATATAAAGAGTACCTTTCCCAGGTGAAGACGGAGCGGGAAGCCGTCCGGTTCATGGTGAGCCGGGCCGAAGCGGAGGGTTTCCGTCCCTTGGACGAGCTCAAGCATTTAAAACCCGGCCAGCGCTTTTACCTCACCTACCGGAGCAAGGTGCTGCTTTTAGGCGTCGCCGGGGAAAGACCCCTCAAAGAAGGCCTTCGTTTAGTCGGTGCTCACATTGATGCCCCTCGTTTAGATTTAAAGCCCCAGCCTCTTTATGAGAGTGACGGGCTGGCTCTTTTTAAAACCCATTATTACGGCGGGATCAAGAAATACCAGTGGCCGGCTCTGCCCCTGGCCTTGCACGGCCTGGTCATGAAAGCCGGCGGGGAGGCCTTGGAACTGGTGCTGGGCGAAGCTGAGGAGGATCCTGTTTTTACGGTAACCGATTTGCTGCCCCATTTGGCCAAGGACCAGATGGAGAAAAAAATGAAAGAAGGCATTCAAGGCGAGGATCTCAACGTCCTGGTGGGTAGCCTGCCCTATGCGGACGAGGAGGTGCAGGAAAAAGTCAAGCTGGCGGTGCTGCAGCACCTGCATGAACGGTACGGCCTGGTGGAGGAGGACCTGGTCAGCGCCGAGCTGGAACTGGTGCCGGCCGGGAAAGCCAGGGACGTGGGATTGGACAGGAGCCTGGTCGGCGGCTATGGGCAGGATGACCGGGCTTGTGCTTTTACAGCTTTTAAGGCTATCCTGCAAGTGCAAAAGCCCCGTTATACCGCCCTGGCCCTCTTTGTCGACAAGGAGGAAATCGGCAGCACCGGCAATACCGGGGCCCAGTCCAGGCTCTTGGAATACTTTGTCGCCCGTTTGGGGGAATTAACGGGCGACAAGACAGTCAAAGATGTGTGGCAGGTCTTCGACCGGTCCCTGGCGGTGTCCGGGGATACGGTGGCGGCCCTGGATCCCAGCTGGCCCAATGTCCTGGACAAGTACAACGCACCGGTGCTGGGGCATGGAGTGGTGCTTCTGAAGTACAGCGGTGCCGGGGGCAAATACGATACCAATGATGCCCATGCAGAAACCGTCTACAGCTTGCGCAGGTTGTTTAACGAGCACGGGATCATCTGGCAAACCGGCGAACTTGGCAAGGTGGATCAGGGTGGCGGGGGTACCATCGCCCAGTTCCTGGCCCAGACCGGGATGGACGTCATTGATTGCGGCCCGGCCTTATTAAGCATTCACTCACCATTTGAAATTGCCAGTAAGGGTGACATTTACATGACTTTTAGGGCCTATCAGGTCTTCTTACAGAACTAGCAAAGGAGAGAACACATCATGGCGGACATACGTTTAACACAATGCGCCAAGGCCTCCGGGTGAGCGGCAAAGGTAGGTCCGGGGACCTTAAGAGACGTACTTGGCACCATCACCACTGTGGAAGACCCGCGCCTTTTGGTCAGCGGGGCCACGATGGATGATGCCGGTGTCTACCGGCTCACCGATGAACTGGCCCTGGTGCAGACCGTGGACTTCTTCACGCCCATGGTGGATGACCCGTATTTGTTCGGGCAGATCGCGGCGGCGAACGCCTTAAGCGATGTTTATGCCATGGGGGGTAAGCCCCTTACCGCAATGAACATCGCCGCTTTTCCGGTGAGCACCATGGACCTGGGCATATTGAGGGATATTTTCCGGGGAGGTGCCGACAAGCTTAAAGAAGCAAAGACGCTGCTGGTGGGAGGCCATACCATTGAGGACCAGGAACCGAAATACGGTTTATCGGTGACGGGGATTGTACATCCCGAGAAGATATGGACCAACCGGGGCGGGAAACCGGGGGACAGCCTGGTTTTGACCAAACCCCTGGGGACCGGGATCATCAGCACGGCCATCAAAGGGGAAATGGCCGGCCGGGAGTCCGTGGAAGAAGCCGTACGCTTCATGACCACCTTGAATAATGCGGCAGCGGAAGCAGCCGCCCAAGTCGGGGTCCATGCCTGTACCGATGTGACCGGCTTCGGCCTTTTGGGGCATCTCTATGAGATGATGACGCCGGAAATAGGTTTTGAAATCATCTGGCCGCAAGTGCCGCTGATGGCGGGAACCAAAGACTACGCTTCCTGGGGACTGGTGCCCGGGGGTGCACGTCGCAATCTCAAGTACCTGCACGACGCCGTCGAACGGGAAAAAGGCATCTCCGACATTGCCATGGATATCCTGGCGGATCCCCAAACTTCAGGGGGATTACTGTTGGCGGTATCATCGGAGAAAGCACAAGCATTAGTAGCCGCCTTGCATGAACGAGGTGTCGCGGCGGCACAAGTGATTGGATATGTGACGGACAAGCATCCGGGCAAAATTCTAGTGAGAGGGTGGTAGAACATGGAAAAGATAGTCGATGCGCGCGGCTTGGCTTGCCCGCAGCCGCTCATTCACACCAAAAAAGCCTTGGAAGAATTTGACGGGGAGGAATTAGTGACGATTGTGGATAACGAAACAGCCAGGGACAACATCCTTCGTTTTGTTAAGAGTCAAAACTTGGAAGCCGAGGTAGAACAACGGGCCAGCGATTATTACATCAGGATTCATAAACCACAGTTTACCGGCCTTGAGCCCCAAGTCACCGTGGAGCGGGATTACATCATTTTCGTCGGCAGTGAATTCTTAGGCCGGGGCAGCGACGAATTAGGCGGCATCCTGACCAGGAGCTTCTTCTACACCCTGGCTGAGGCGGACAAGCTGCCGGCGCAGGTCATCCTCGTCAACAGTGGGGTTAAACTGGCCTGTGAAAACTCTCCCGTCCTGCAGCACTTGATCGATTTAGAGAAAAAAGGCGTGCAGATCCTCGCCTGCGGTACCTGCCTTGACTACTACGGCTTGAAGGAGAAGCTGTGTGCCGGTTCCGTAAGCAACATGTATACCATTTTGGAACAGCTCACCCTTTATCCCCGGGTAGTGACTCTGCCGTAACAAAGGTGCTTGGCGACTGAACCCGAGAGCCCGTATATTTGGTAGGCATCCAGGAGGTGTGTAGCGTGTGGTGGCAGGTGGTTGGCCTGGGCATCCTGTGCCTGGTGATACTGGCAGTCTTTTGGCGAGAAAAAACAAAAGCACCCCAACGGCAGCTCCCGAATCCCCAGAACGGCGAAGAACTGCTGCAGCTGGTACCAATTCATGATCCGGCGGTGCTGGCACCCCGGGTGGTGGCCCTGTGGCCGGCTTTGGACGAGGAAACCCGGCAAAAACTAAAAGAAGCTGTGCATGCTTACGGTTGGGAGGCATATTTCCTGACTGACCTGGAGGACCCGGATGTGGAGAAGAGGATTCGCGCCATTGAGATTCTGGGCCTGATTGGAGGCAAGAAATCCATCTGGCCTCTCATGAGCGCCCTGGCCTCCCGCAACGACCGGATCTGCTTTGCCGCCACGGCGGCCTTGAAGGAGTTACGAGTGCCGGGGTTAATTGAAACTTTGATTGAAGCTTTGGCGGCACCGGAGCGCTGGCCCCCTGCCCGGGTGGCGGAAATCATTCTGGCCAAAGGGAAAGAAAGCGTGATGCCGCTTTTGGAAAAGCTGCCGGCGGCGGCACCGGCGGCCAAAGGCTATATCATCGAAATCTTAGGGGAGTTGGGGGACGTGCGGGCAGTGCCCTACTTCATTGTAGGAGTGGAGGATGAAGATCCGGCCATCCGGGCCAAGAGCGCCCGCGCCTTGGCACAGGTCAACGGCCCGGTGATGGGAGTCACGGACAGCCTTCAACAAGCCCTCCGGGACGAGGCTTGGGAAGTGAGAGTCCATGCGGCCCTGGCGGTGGGGAACTTAAAGATCCATGAGATGGCGGCCACTTTGGAGGAGCTCCTGTCGGATCCCGACTGGCGGGTGAAGGAAACCGCCGAGAAGGCGTTGAAACAATTAAACTAGCGACTGAACGAGACAGCACAGGCAGGTGAGGTACATTGTCCTTCAATATTGGCGACATTGTCCAGATGCGCAAGTCTCACCCCTGCGGCAGTGATCAATGGGAGATCACCCGGGTGGGGATGGACTTCCGCATCAAGTGTTTAGGCTGCGGCCGGCAGGTCCTCCTACCCCGGCGGAAATTTGAAAGAGGCGTGAAAGCCGTTATCAAGAAAGTAGAACTTTAGCCTCCCCTTGCGTCCTGTTTTTGCGGTATGGTATAATCAACAAATGGCGATTGTTTCATTGCCATCCAGCCCTGCCCCTTAGGGGGCCGTTAGTCCGAAGGGAGGTGAAGGAAATGCGCAATTACGAAGCCCTCTACATTGTCAGACCTGAACTCAGCGAAGAGGAACAGCAAGCGGTGGCGAAGAAATTTGCCGACATTGTGGCCCAGAACGGCGGCGAAGTGACCAAGCTGGACATCTGGGGCAAACGCAGGTTGGCCTACGAGGTGAAAAAGCTGCGTGAGGGCATCTACATCCTGATGCAGTTCAAAGCCGAAGCCCGGGTAGCCCAGGAAGTCGAGCGGGTGATGAAGATCACCGATGAAGTGATCCGCCAGCTGGTTGTTCGCCTCGAAGATGATGCGCTCTTAGCTGGGGAAGAAGAGGAGGCACCGGTAGAGCAAGGGGAACCTGCAGCCGAAGAGGAACAAACTGTGGCCGCGGAAGAATAATTGAGATCAATATACAAGGATGGTGTTGGTTTTGCTGAACCGGGTTATTCTGATTGGCAGGCTGACGCGAGACCCCGAGCTTCGTTACACCACCGGCGGTGTCGCCGTAGCCAATTTTACCTTGGCAGTGGACCGTCCTTATACCAACCAACAAGGAGAGCGGGAAGCGGATTTTATCCGGGTCATCACCTGGCGTAAACTGGCGGAAGTCTGTGCCCAAAACCTCGGGAAAGGACGGCTGGTGGCCGTGGACGGGCGCCTGCAGGTCAGGAGTTACGATGACCCAAACGGCGTGAGGCGCCAAACCGCCGAAGTAGTGGCGGAAACCGTTCGCTTCCTGGATTGGCCTAAAGATCGCGGCCAGGCTCCCTCCGATCTGGGTGGAGGCGGCAGTTTTGACGACTTTGGAGATCCTTTCAGCGGCTCAGGTATCGATCTATCGGGAGATGACTTTCCTCTGTAAAAAATCGGGTGTAAGGAGGGACTTTTGTGCGTCGCGAACGAAAACGTTCCCGCAAGCGCGTGTGCAGTTTCTGCGTGGATAAAATTGCGGTGATTGATTATAAAGACACCCAGCGCTTACGGCGGTATATCACGGAGCGGGGCAAGATCCTGCCCCGCCGGGTAACCGGCAACTGTGCTCATCACCAGCGGATGCTGACCACCGCCATCAAGAGAGCACGGAATATCGCCTTGTTGCCGTTTACGGTTGAATAATCCGGAAGGGAGTTTCAAGCTCCCTTCACATTAGAACAAAAGGGTGTGCGGTGTTAATCCCGGGGCTTCGTTTTTAGGCCGGCGATTTGCACCCGGCGCCAAAGGAGCAGTTGGTAAGGGAGCGTCATGCTCCCTTTTACCTTACCATGCAGGAATCACCAGGCTGAAAGCGAAGAATCATGAGAAACCTAGACCCGGCAAAAAGAGGTGATTTATTGACCAGGCAAGCAAACGCCCTAGCCCAGGGAGCCATCTTGGCAGCCATGGCTGCCATCCTGGGGCTGGCTGCTCTTTATCTTCCCGTCCTCGGCGTCCTAGCCGGGGCTTTGTGGACTATCCCGATTATCGTCCTCATCCTCCGGTTCGAATTGAATACGGGGATCATGGCATTGACCGTCGCCCTGGCCATTATCGGTATGACCGCCGGGCCGGTGGGGGCCTTGTCTTTAGGTTTGCGAGGAGGTTTCACTGCTTTAATCCTAGGTTATGCTTTCCGGCAACAGTGGTCCCCCGGGCTAACGGTTTTAAGCGGTGGTGTGGTGACGGTGTTGGGGACGGCGGTGCTCCTGGTGGTGTCCTTTGCGGTGATGGGAGGGCCGCTCCTTGATACCGCCGAATTGGAGCGCATGGTGGATGAAACCATGGAACTGTACCGGCAGTACGGTCTGTTAGATCCCTTGCTGCAGCAGGGTACCAGCGAGGAGGAAGTGGCCCGCCAGGTCAGGCAAGCCATGGGGCTCGCCATGTCGCTGATTCCCGGGATGATGTTTATCAGCTCCCTCAGTGCCGCCGGTCTCACCTATCTTTTGGCCAGGTTAACGTTGAAGCGATTGGGTTACCAGGTCCGGCCGCTGCCGGCGTTTCGCTACTGGCAGGTACCCTGGTATACCGCCTGGGGGCTGATCCTGGGACTGGCTTTGTTGCTGGCCGGCGATTACTTAGGCTTTAAACCGGTATTGCTCATGGGGCAGAATATTGTCTACATCTACTTGCCTTTACTCCTGGTCAACGGGCTGGCGGTGGTCACCTATTACTATTACAAATGGAATTTAAACCCGGC from Clostridia bacterium includes:
- a CDS encoding DUF441 domain-containing protein: MTGNALLLCILLLGMLGRSNIVAMAAAILLVVKFARLEHYLPLLERRGLEMGLLFLMLSVLVPFASGRVAPQDIVRSFLSWPGLVALVSGALATHMNGKGLHLLQLEPSLMVGLVVGSIMGIVFLGGVPVGPLMAGGIAALILSLCQYFKS
- a CDS encoding aminopeptidase; the protein is MEKKLTGGQALEGRLRYKKKNVWEHLSRAEREAALELGEEYKEYLSQVKTEREAVRFMVSRAEAEGFRPLDELKHLKPGQRFYLTYRSKVLLLGVAGERPLKEGLRLVGAHIDAPRLDLKPQPLYESDGLALFKTHYYGGIKKYQWPALPLALHGLVMKAGGEALELVLGEAEEDPVFTVTDLLPHLAKDQMEKKMKEGIQGEDLNVLVGSLPYADEEVQEKVKLAVLQHLHERYGLVEEDLVSAELELVPAGKARDVGLDRSLVGGYGQDDRACAFTAFKAILQVQKPRYTALALFVDKEEIGSTGNTGAQSRLLEYFVARLGELTGDKTVKDVWQVFDRSLAVSGDTVAALDPSWPNVLDKYNAPVLGHGVVLLKYSGAGGKYDTNDAHAETVYSLRRLFNEHGIIWQTGELGKVDQGGGGTIAQFLAQTGMDVIDCGPALLSIHSPFEIASKGDIYMTFRAYQVFLQN
- the selD gene encoding selenide, water dikinase SelD, with protein sequence MADIRLTQCAKASGUAAKVGPGTLRDVLGTITTVEDPRLLVSGATMDDAGVYRLTDELALVQTVDFFTPMVDDPYLFGQIAAANALSDVYAMGGKPLTAMNIAAFPVSTMDLGILRDIFRGGADKLKEAKTLLVGGHTIEDQEPKYGLSVTGIVHPEKIWTNRGGKPGDSLVLTKPLGTGIISTAIKGEMAGRESVEEAVRFMTTLNNAAAEAAAQVGVHACTDVTGFGLLGHLYEMMTPEIGFEIIWPQVPLMAGTKDYASWGLVPGGARRNLKYLHDAVEREKGISDIAMDILADPQTSGGLLLAVSSEKAQALVAALHERGVAAAQVIGYVTDKHPGKILVRGW
- the yedF gene encoding sulfurtransferase-like selenium metabolism protein YedF; the encoded protein is MEKIVDARGLACPQPLIHTKKALEEFDGEELVTIVDNETARDNILRFVKSQNLEAEVEQRASDYYIRIHKPQFTGLEPQVTVERDYIIFVGSEFLGRGSDELGGILTRSFFYTLAEADKLPAQVILVNSGVKLACENSPVLQHLIDLEKKGVQILACGTCLDYYGLKEKLCAGSVSNMYTILEQLTLYPRVVTLP
- a CDS encoding HEAT repeat domain-containing protein, which gives rise to MWWQVVGLGILCLVILAVFWREKTKAPQRQLPNPQNGEELLQLVPIHDPAVLAPRVVALWPALDEETRQKLKEAVHAYGWEAYFLTDLEDPDVEKRIRAIEILGLIGGKKSIWPLMSALASRNDRICFAATAALKELRVPGLIETLIEALAAPERWPPARVAEIILAKGKESVMPLLEKLPAAAPAAKGYIIEILGELGDVRAVPYFIVGVEDEDPAIRAKSARALAQVNGPVMGVTDSLQQALRDEAWEVRVHAALAVGNLKIHEMAATLEELLSDPDWRVKETAEKALKQLN
- a CDS encoding DUF951 domain-containing protein, whose product is MSFNIGDIVQMRKSHPCGSDQWEITRVGMDFRIKCLGCGRQVLLPRRKFERGVKAVIKKVEL
- a CDS encoding 30S ribosomal protein S6 — translated: MRNYEALYIVRPELSEEEQQAVAKKFADIVAQNGGEVTKLDIWGKRRLAYEVKKLREGIYILMQFKAEARVAQEVERVMKITDEVIRQLVVRLEDDALLAGEEEEAPVEQGEPAAEEEQTVAAEE
- a CDS encoding single-stranded DNA-binding protein — protein: MLNRVILIGRLTRDPELRYTTGGVAVANFTLAVDRPYTNQQGEREADFIRVITWRKLAEVCAQNLGKGRLVAVDGRLQVRSYDDPNGVRRQTAEVVAETVRFLDWPKDRGQAPSDLGGGGSFDDFGDPFSGSGIDLSGDDFPL
- a CDS encoding 30S ribosomal protein S18, producing the protein MRRERKRSRKRVCSFCVDKIAVIDYKDTQRLRRYITERGKILPRRVTGNCAHHQRMLTTAIKRARNIALLPFTVE
- a CDS encoding YybS family protein, translated to MTRQANALAQGAILAAMAAILGLAALYLPVLGVLAGALWTIPIIVLILRFELNTGIMALTVALAIIGMTAGPVGALSLGLRGGFTALILGYAFRQQWSPGLTVLSGGVVTVLGTAVLLVVSFAVMGGPLLDTAELERMVDETMELYRQYGLLDPLLQQGTSEEEVARQVRQAMGLAMSLIPGMMFISSLSAAGLTYLLARLTLKRLGYQVRPLPAFRYWQVPWYTAWGLILGLALLLAGDYLGFKPVLLMGQNIVYIYLPLLLVNGLAVVTYYYYKWNLNPAVKAIGLALLVINLPVTVIFLIILGAFDPLFNYRKLSFGTQKRE